The Medicago truncatula cultivar Jemalong A17 chromosome 7, MtrunA17r5.0-ANR, whole genome shotgun sequence genome includes the window CAATTACTTTGGGAGCATCTCTTAGCACAACAGTTCCCTCCGGCCGCAAAATTCGATCAATTTCCACCATCAAATCAACAATATTACATCTACAATGAATTTGGGAAGAAATCCGGTTGAGGacacaaatcatcaaatgaTTAAAgtaaggaaaagaaaaataaatttctttaGCATAGAGGCTGCTGTTGTACATTGCGGTTTGACATGAATCTAATAGGAGGAAACCATTGAACATCAAATATCTCGTATTGATTCAAACTCTACATACTCAAACTATTCAGAATAATGTAACCTAATAGCAGAGATAACCCATATTTTTTACAGTTATGAAGTTTCAGACATTTATATGCAAGTTAAGAATATAAACGTATTGAATTAATGTTAATCATATTGAATTAATGTTCTAAAGCAGCAGCACAGGCAaaactttaaagaaaaattgtagaattttaatacaaatttagaaaattaataTGTGCAACTTAGTTCAAGCAGCAATCTCTCTCAAAtgtctgtaaaaaaaatagtagagCTTTTTTATTTGggaattcaatcaaattatcgAGATCTATGTTCAAGTCTTGTTACGAAAAATGATCTCTTGAGTCAATAGAATAACAGCTTAGGAAAAGAAATGTGACATCAGATTAGCagtttaacaagaaaaataccTGTTTTTACCAGTGGCTGGATCTTTTATAAGTGATTCGATGCTGACTGCATGGATCAGATCATAAGTTCGAGGGTATGTTGAAAAAGGTTCACACCTGGGAACATAACCATACAACTTAGATTCTCCAAGAAAATACATCCATTATGATACAGATGGATGTACAAGTTCAAATgcactaaataaataaataaaattgacaaatatctGAACCGCATCcagattaaaaattaaaaatacaatccGAAAGCTTAAGTTCATTACTTTTCACTGTATAATGATTCCTAGAAGGCTcctcttaaaattaaaatcttaaCACTGTTCTAAAATCGATTTAGATACAcacaaagaaaacatcaaacaagaaaaagatttcttagaaagaaaagaaaaaagaaggtgattttgaagttgagtaaaaaaacaatttattttttagttattcTGTGTAAAGCAGAAGCTCATTGAGACAATCTAATACAAGAATATCTACCACACATTCACATGATATATATGAGTTGTAATTgccaaaaaaaagagtaaatccGTAACGTAAGTATCATGAAAGCAACTCAGGACAATTATCATTGCATGCAATACACAAATTTTCCACCAcatatcttatttttaaatcatgTTGGCAAGGAAAAAAGGAAGTTTGCTTTGCCAAGTATATTAAGATATAGGCCACAAGATCACAACCCTAATGTTTCTGGAAAATAATCCCTTTAAGAGAAGATGCATGAACTTTCAGCAAAAACTCACCAATCATGATAGACACCAATAAGTCCTCTGTCAAAGATCGCATCAAGAGTTGGCGGCTTTTGAGCTGGAACTACATTCATCACCCACACAGGATCAAATTTTAAGGCAGCTGCAAAACCCCCATATAATGCATTCATGTCCATGACGTTGCGTATTGATGGAGTCCCCAATTTTATATTTAGTGAATTCTTATAATGTGCAACCCTCTGTACCCACAGCTTAGTGTCAGCCTCATATACATCAACACCGGTTTTCAGGAGAGGGGACCTCGAAGGTGCGGCAGTTAGCCTCTCTGGCCACTTGGGAATTGTTCCAATAGCATAATCTCCTTTGATAGATGACGTACTACTTACACATTTCTTCAATTTAAAGTACCTGCAAAATGATCAACTTAGTTTTGCAATTTTAAGTAATTAATAAGAGATATTTTCACAATCTCAGCATTCATTGAAGTGCTATACAACTATACAAGACAAGAAGAGATGCGGAGGAAATTTACCAAGCTTGACTTAGGTCCCCAGAATCATCACATAACTCAAGACCAAATTCATTTCCATTAGGAAGACACGAATCTGCTGCTGGCTTCTTCCAGATTGCAGTGTTTTCATGTACAGTTATCTGTTCATAACACAAGGCCTTTGCCACAGCCTGGAGATCTGACCATTCTTTTTCCTGTTTAGCCCACCGAACAGGAGGACCGGAGATGACTAGGTATCCACCAGGGCGAAGTAATCTATCCACTTCAATGAAATAAGTTGCATCTGCATAGTAAATTTTCTGCATAAGGAAGTGACaagcatatatataatatttgaagATATGCAGTAGCGATCTGCGATGCAGAACTTACTGTAGGCTGTAAACGGTATCAAACACCGAGAACAATGAACCAAGTCAAATCCAAAAGCAGGAAATGGAAGTCTTCGAGTGCCAAGCATAGCAACAAAAGCCGGTATTCCTCTTTCCAGGGCAAATTGTATCTGTGATTTATGTGAATCTCTTGGAGCAAAAGACATGGTTAAAATATCTTGAGCTAGTAAATATCCTCCAAAACTAGCAACCTGAAGAAAAATGGATGTATTTGAATGTTAAACAGTGATAAATTCTAGTATAaggtttaaaaagaaaagaggaaaaactCGCTTACCCCACATCCCATGTCAAGTGCAGTCCTCAGAACACCTCCATTTATGGGAATGTATTGACTAAGTTTTTTGATATATTGTTCTGCTCCATCTGGAAACATCGTGCCACCACCGGGGAATATAAAGTGTTGACCTTCTCGTTTCATCCACCCCTGGTGACCTTTCCTGTCAGCAATCTTATTGTGGGGCATGTTGCTATGCCATATCTGCAcaaaacatattatattaatgCATTTAGAcagataaataaaagagtacAGATATCAGTAACATTCCAAGAGCAGATGAATCAATCGGTTAATGCCTCTCTTGCCATTCCATCAGCCTATCACCTCTATTAATTTCATTGCTCTCCAAATTGAATCCTAATTTGGCTTCACATTCTCACCTCATCTCAATTCCATCACACTGTAAACTAGATACCAGTAACTACAACCCCAAACATACAGCACTATCCCattctaaacaaaaaataatccaCAAAAACAAGCTCCTAAGTCCTTCACAAAACACAATAACTCCCTCCAAATTACACATAACAAGGCACCACAACCATAATAGCAACAATAAGACAACAGCTGAATTCTTCTTCCACATATGAAGTCTGCAACATAAATAAAAAGCCACCACAGTGTCCAATAATGCATCATGTCTACCATTTTCACTATCTTGCCCTCATTGCAGTAGCTTCTCAGTTAAAATAAGATTGATCTTCAATCTGGGAAAATACCTCGAGATAAATGTGAGagcttctaaaaaaattgagacAATCTAGTTTCTACTTAAACAAAACTTAGATGTGTATCCTTATGTTTTGAGAATGGTATTATATATTCAACAGTATAAATATCACCATTATCAACTTAATATCAAATGAAAATTTCCATCTCCATGGCATTTTATAATTGGTTAACAGTATAAACAACACCTACACAACAGTTTCTAAATTTTGTTCtttcaacaacacaacaactaagccttatcccactaagtggagtcggctacatggatcaaattacgccataatgttctatcataaaccacaTTTgcatccaactcattaatctctaaatctttcctaatagtttctcttatagtttttctaggtcttcctctacctcttgtGATTTGACTATCCTCCATCGgatctactctccttactacaTAATCTACAGGTTTTCTCtttacatgcccaaaccacctaagccaaTTTTCCACCATCATTTCTACTCTAGGTGCTACTCCAACTCCCTCTCTAATGTTGTAATTTCTAATCCCATCCCGTATGGTCTTACCATACATCCAAGGCAACATAATCTCTGCTACGCTTACTTTATTCTCGTGTTGGTTCTCAACCGCCCAACACTTTGTTCCATACAACATTGCCAGAAGTTTTGTTCTTTCAACTTATACAAATATCCTATTGCTTATAAAAACCCATACTTCTTACTTTATCCAATCTCTATATGAGTACTCACACAGAAACGACACTGATACGTAGACcacaataataatttgagaaaatggaagTGATCAAATGAGATTTGTATTTCACGCAGTAAACGTGTGACACATTTATTAATCTTGGTCGTCCGATCTCAAATAAATAGTGAAGATTATTTAAACATGATTCAGTGAAAATGTAATGTGAGTAAACAAGTGATTTTTCGAATGCAAGGGATCCAGGTCAgattgaatgtaaccacatgtgtCAAACACTCATGTGTGTAACACGTTTTTAAGTACATGATTGCTACATAGATAACAATGTTCTAcagttaaaagttaaaacaagcAATCAACTTTCCATAAAACTAAAACCACACCTTATGCATGCTTTCAGGCCACCTCACCGGAACCCGATACCCATTAGGCGGCGGAATCAAACAAACCGCGGTCTCCTCCGGCAAAGGACAATGTCTCTCCCTATAGTAATTCATTTCTCTACTCAACTGACTATTCCTCCTCGGATCCTCACACGGCATATGATCCACCTCACTTGCCGGACAAGCCTCAATACTCTTCCCATTCAGCATCCCTTCCTCAATTGCCACCACCAGACGGTTGCGCTGTTGCGGATCAACGGTGGACGGAGCCACCACACGGCTGCGACCAAGGGTGGTGTAAAAGAGAAcaaagaagagaaagagtaaTGAGAAAAAGGCAATGGAAATGAGGTCGATGAGACGCCATTGACGTGTGTTGGTGCGTTTCCATGGTGGGAAATTTGAGTGACGCATTTTGAGGAAGAAGGTGGATCTGATTAATAAGCTATTTGGGTCATTGAAATTGATTTCAAAATCGGTTTTTGATTAAGGGATTCAAAAGGGTTGTTCGTGAGATTCTGTGGTGGAAATAGAAATGTAAGAGTTTGTTTTGGAGTTAAGAAAAAATGTGTAGCTGGATTGATTTCAGTGTcagtatgtgtgtgtgtgagagagtgACTCTTTGTTGTGATTCTTTTGTTATGAAGTGTTGTTGTCggtggttgttttgtttttggatgTGAGAATAATGTGACAGGACTTAGGAGTGAGATGTGAATGAATTAAGAACAAGATGCAGGATCTAatgcttcattttttattttaaggatgGATCTTAATTCTTATGCTTCATGATCTGGTTATGTATTATAATATTAGTATTATGTTATTATAGgatcttaaaataaaatcaaagttgtTGGAATATGAAATTGGTTTTAAAATGTGTCTATTATTATCGAGGTCTAAATAAGCTAACTTATAGTTTATTGGAGCATTTGTTAAGGACAAAGGGAGTGattttttaagagaaagatTAGGTGCATGTTGTTGGATTTGCCATCATCATATACTTTTACAAAATTACGATGGTTCACCATAATTTGCAGTTAATTTGAGTTTTTATAAAGCTTTAAGTTATTTGTTTTCAAGTAATTTAGTGATCATGATTTTATCCCTTGAATGAGTAAGTAAAGAATCTCATATTCGAACATAGATTTTTTCATATTGCAACATCCCTTTCAACTAAATTATGTTCCCGGATTTTTTTAGTGATCATGATTTTATCAAATCCGTCATTAATTAATCTTTGTCGAAAAATATGATTGGTACACAAAGTTTTCCCTCCCAATCGAATATACTCTATGCTCAAGAGTAAGAAATCGTACATCTAACGACCCCAAAATGcccaaatatttcaatttatttgcattatcttttttggttaaataacCCAATTGACaagaatttcataaataaatgttaAAGAAGCGGAAAATCTTGAATTCAAACTCGCGCCTCAACCTATCAAATGGCCTTAAAACTACCAAATAAGTTTTAATTACATTCATTATCTTTTGTTTAGCAAACATTACCATTATCATAAATAATTGgtattatgtttatttttctactcAACTACAATGATTATTGGGCAGCTAGCATTATCTTTAGATGATTCCTTTAAAAGATCAATTAAATGTTGTTTAAATTAGATCGATTTTCAGTTGGTACAAATTACAATTGTAAAAAATCCTTTTTCTTTCTAGGGAAattgtaaaaaattcatattaatactattattatatagtcgcaataaaataattttcaaaaataataataataattgattcGATTTTGAATAAGGAATTTAAAATCCGATGCAAGCAAtctcttttgaaaaaggaatttgaaatccGATGGAAGCACCCTTCACATATGAAGATCCAAAATAATCCAACAGTATTCGATTTTGGGCAGTTTTCAAAATTTAGATCAGTTGCATTTTATATTTGGATTGATTTGGATATAAACATCCCTGCTCAAAACTAGACACCAAATGCAAGTACGCCATAATAAGTTGGTAACGCTCTGCACAAATGTACGTTTGCCGCCTTGACAATCAAGGAATAGGCAAAGCAATACTCCTCTAACTTCAGTATAGAACCTCAATCTATGTCAATGCCtatgaatcaaaacaaacaaaaaaacttggTCCAGTTATGATAAATCCATGATCACAGTCTCCTAATTCTTGACTTGCTGCACTCATACTTAAGGAGACAGGATCTCAGGAACATAGACTGAAGATCTCGATCAAAATCCCTTCCATTTTCTAGAGCCCTTTGAAAGGTAGCATTCCTTAGATCATCATGTCGTGCATACAAAACCTTGTTGTGTGAATCAATTCGTGCCTGCAAGAGTATAATTAGATACATAAGCTATGCTTATCTGATACCTAAaattttagagactaaaagGCATTTCACTCTAAAATTAAACTGAGGAAACTAAGGAACCTGTATCTGATTATCAGTAATCAAACTCTCGAGTTCTTTCTGAAGTCCAGCAACAGTTGTCTTGAATGCATTAGCCATCATGTTCAAATCAACAGACACAAATGGGTGTGTGTACTGGATAAGGGCTTTTTGGCGGATTTGATCATAAAGTGACTCAACATGAGGATGCAAATGTATGTCCAGCAACAAGTTTGATTTTAGGTTCCCTAGGTACTCCAGACACAAGGCATAACGGctgcaaaaagaaagaaaatgttattatttAGAGGAGAGATGAGCAAAAGAATGAACAGAAAACAGAGTTCGAATAACATGCCACTAGAATTAGTGAAATAAAGTACTACTCCTAATCTTAAAAGAAGCCAACCCCATTTTACCAAATACCATAGAATATACTTTggaaaaaatacaaatcaaatggATCATAATTAGGATTGACAGTGACCTCTTCAACGGTTTACCTAACTAACAAAAAATATTCTTGCAACATACATGCACCGtttgtcaaattattatttgtaaATGATTCATGGGAAATATCCAGATCCAGATACCAAGTTCAAGTAACAGCATTCTCCATTACCTCCAAAACACCACCCCATAGTGACAAGAATAAGAGATTCCCACAATCACATACATACAATATTGATAAATGTAAtccattattaaaaatagcCAACCCCGGAGATCAATTTTAAGTTTGGATCTACAGTTCTACAATGCCCCTTGTTATAACTAAAGTCTTCCATAACATACAAATAACACTTGTCAATTTATTGCATCACACAAATAATACCGTTCTCCATGCatacaatacaatatttttaaatccATGCTCATACTCACAAATAAAGCTAAGCACCATATATTATGTGGTTACTACATAGCCTAGGCAGTCCAATTCCACCAAATGGGGGGTCTTGATAATCTATTTTCAGTTCATTTAggcaagaaaacaaaaatgtgaTGAGTAGAGTTCACCCAGcagagaaaaaagaaagtgcAACGACTTACCTTGAGTAAAAATCATTTATAAGCTCCCTTACTTCCGGCACTAACTCTAAGAAATTCCTGAAGACAGTATTGTCTATAACTTTGTTCtgcaaataaaagaaaacaaaatcagaaaGGCAATATAATCAATGTCTCACAATTGCCATTTACAAGCAGAATAATAAACTGAGTACATGCCTTTAACTCTGTCCGATCAAATGTAGCAAGAGCGCAAAGTCCTCCATACATTGCAACATCCTGGGATGAAATCACTTCATTGTACTGACTACCTAGTTCGGGGCTAGTCTCTATAAACTGAAACAGATAATGAAGACTGTCACCAAAAAGTTATAAACAATAATGTGAACATTTTATCATTATTCGGTCAAAGGTAAATGATATTGAATCCTCCAACAATTAATATGAATGCTCATCTTGATTCCAACCACaagtaaaatgaaaatgatagatTATACAGATCAAGAGATTTTCAAAAATGTGAAAGTCggtattctttcttttttggtgCATTATAGTCCTGGTCAATAATATCAAAATGacataaatcataataaataacaattttgctTTCTCCACCAAACTGGGAATTAAGACATGAACCACCAACTATTCATACACCAACTCACACCACGTCACAgatcaaactccaaaattaataaataaaacagCTTGAACCCGGTCACTGACTCTTGGTCACTCGTTATCCACTATATATCCTCACCATGGATGTTTTTCTATAGCAACTATTTGAGCAagacattttccacataagaaTGTGATGCCACCTCCATCCACACAACAATTACCATTGCACAATATACTTCTACCAGAAGCAAGGACAAAACCAGTGATGCAATACTTAATAAATGAGATCAATTGAAGAATTGACATACTAAATTCATAACAAGCTCAtgcttgaataaaaaaaaagtgttgtggCATAATCATAATCAAGAACAGATTCACCCACAAGCACCCTGCTCAAATTTTTACCAAGTAACTCACTCTTTCATCGCCCCAATTACAGCAgagcaaataattttttagtccCTCCTCTCCGTAATCAGAGGATGATGTCAGTTAGTAAATAACAACCATATAGTGGACTGCACAGGATATATACACAGTTGCCATATAATATGTTTTCAAGGATCACCCACAAATTGGGTATAGAAATAGACCCGAGTTACTGTCAGCATAAAGACTCAATTTGTATTTCACTGTGTCTTCAGAGCAATAATGCTTTCTTCACAATGAAGCATTACCATTCTGAACAACTATTCTGTCTCTTCTAATGCTCTCAGTCCTCAATGGCTTTACTCTTACCACCAACCCAGAAAGTTTTACTATCTCGGTTCTTTAGAGcaatttaacataatttttaagtGAAAACTGAAACAAATGGATATGTCGAATAATCAAACTGTAAATCTGGCTGCATTTTAATCCACATAATCTTCTTTTGACTAATTTCCAAATATTTTACACAATAGTTAGTTAAAATGAAGCACGGACAAGATACAGGTATGGTATGGGATACGATACGTATCTGATACGGGGATACGccattaattgaaaaatatggtATACGATACTTAATAAATTAttgtaatttaagaaaattaaaataaaaaatagctcTCAAACAATACGGAGCCGAATCCGAGGAGTACCGGAGATcgagatttatttatttattgtgcaAAAATTAATAGGATACTCCTTTGATACACATTGACGGCGTATCGGGTAAAATTCAGATGCCATTTTGGTGTATCCAAGCTTCATAAATCCAAAAGTTTCATATATGTATTGAAAATATGGTTTTTGGAGACATTTTATAAATTAGTATCACATACCATTTAATATGACACTATCAACTATTTTGAATATTAATGCAACATTCTGGAGGTTTCTCGTAACTGCAATCCATCTCCATAGTTAACCCAACCCTAAAAAAATCAAGGTAATATCTGCTCTATTTATGCATAttatgttttcttctttttctatatttgttttatttgcttgaattatgtttaattatgttaTAAGTCTGTTTAGATTTTCCCACCATTCTTCCGCCATAATAGACCGTTACGCAATCCGCCATATGTATATGGAGGATTTTTGGCTCACCACGATAATCCACCATCCGACAATGACAACACTAATCTAAACTCTTCGCTAAAATATACATCATCTTTCGAAACTTTAAACCAAAGAGCTCTCATAAAAAACTGCAGTCACAATTACAATCGAAATACACAAATAACATTGGACAAACCTTTCGAGCAGCAAACTTGTACTTTCTGGAAAACAGATTTGACAACCCAGCAGCACAACGTAGCTTTGCAGCTGTTATTGTGTCAAGGGGGTCCAGAACCGCTTCTGCCTTGCTAACATGGGTGCTAATATGGGGATACTGACCCATCTCAATGCTGACCAGAATCGCATTCAGAGACATATGAATAGCATGCTTCGATGTAGTGCAATAATCCCGGGTCCGAATGTAATTCTTAAAAGCTTCCCCCAATTGGCCATGAGCATAGTAAAAATCTCCAAAATCATTGTACCCCATTCTTATACTCTCTTTAATCAAGTTCGTCTGcacaaaacaatcaaatacagtcaaaatgaagaaaaaaacaaatacctATAATCTACAAGATTATGTCCTGTTTGGAGAAACGACTTAATTAAGCACCTATATAAGTGTTTATctataagatatttttttaacaaaagataaagtaaaatataacTATTTTCATAGAagctataaattgttttcataagctttccTGAAGAACTCATGGAAACAAGCCAAAAACAATTCATCTCTATAGCACGACACTTTTGATCGAAGGCTTGTCCCGATGTCCGACACACGTAAAACACCAACACAACACATGTGATTACGTTGAATTGtgaaattttctcaaaattttatcagtTTCAGATGTGTTGGTGTCCGGGGTTTGTAGTGTCCTGTATATGTTTTCGTGTTTCATAGTTCATAGCAATTTATACACATATCATTAGACGATTCTCCATGTATCTATATGAATGTCTATATCACATTCAAATCAAACTCAGCAAAATTTAATAAATgcaccaaacaaacaaaaaaaatcaacatcgataatattcaaaaaaaatacgTGTTATATATTGCACATTGAAAATTTAGACCTAAGAtgatgaaaaacaacaaaacctaaaattgagaaattgaagattatagaaaaatattataccCTATAGGAATTAAGCTCAGAGTCAAGCTTCTCCTTCTTCAGCTCCGCTTTCTTCTCAATAGCATCACACCAAGCCTCATCTAGGGCATAACCAGAACCCAAACGACCATTAATCTTCTTAACGATTTCCCTCATGAGAAAAGTGTCTTCTCCCTTCTTGATTTCATCGAAAGCCAAGCGAAGCGCCTCCAACTGCATTGTGTTATTGCCGCCACAGTGATCGGCGATGAAGAGGAGACGGGAGATTCTGGTCCGGCCGGAGTAGAGGCTAATGTATGCCTCGATGTCGAGTTGGTCTGACGCGCTGATGATTTGACGGTGGTTGGTTTGGTTATTGTCGTCGTCGACATTGGCGAAGGTTTCGAGAGCAGAGGAGGAGGAATCGTCGGCGTCCATTGGTAGGGTTTGGGGAAGAACCCTAGCGGAGGAAGTGGGGTTTTAGTTTTCGTTACGGTGGCGAGATGGGAGTGTGTTTTGTGCGTAGTGAGAGTGCAAAACTAGTACTCCGTTGGGTTTTCGTCTCTCAATATtatagaaacaaataaaaatattaagtaatactactatatgattttattttatttttaattatttagcCAACCCGCCATATCACCACCCCGTTTTTTAGTGGATTAGATGAAACGAGTTAGCTGACCATGGCGAGTTCAAAATTACAAGTCGTTCCATCAATATTGTTGTGTtaaacttatcaacttaacagaCATAACCTACTTTGACATTTCTCAAGAAGATATTACGAGGTCTAGCTCAAATTATCAATGCACAGTGTGTGTGATTGGAATACCAAATTCAATTCTTATTCAATTCTTCCCAGTCATTTTCTTTAgcaaaacataatattcatacattacaataaaaacaaagatcattgactcaacaaaaacataaataaagtctcttacatttaataaaaataaagttatttgatttaacaaaaacataagtaaagttcatcatattcaacataaacAAAGTTTTTGCTTCAACATAGGGTGTTTTCTTAGAAAGTtgaatgataatgataatagaGGAGATCATCGGAATTCCACTCTCACTCAAGGTCCAACATTCTTTCATGAGCATAGAGTCGATCGGACATTGAGATCGCGTATTGAACAAAATTCTTCTCTTCTATCATGATTCATGTTCTCCATTATGCAATCGATtgtactttcttttcttttaaatgacaaaaatatacTAATATGCTCTAATCCAATATATTATAGACACTCGATATGCCATTACTACATGAATCACTTGAAATTTTACTTTCGTGTAATGTTATCCCAATTTTTTTGTAAGAGCCAATC containing:
- the LOC11426702 gene encoding probable pectin methyltransferase QUA3, whose product is MRHSNFPPWKRTNTRQWRLIDLISIAFFSLLFLFFVLFYTTLGRSRVVAPSTVDPQQRNRLVVAIEEGMLNGKSIEACPASEVDHMPCEDPRRNSQLSREMNYYRERHCPLPEETAVCLIPPPNGYRVPVRWPESMHKIWHSNMPHNKIADRKGHQGWMKREGQHFIFPGGGTMFPDGAEQYIKKLSQYIPINGGVLRTALDMGCGVASFGGYLLAQDILTMSFAPRDSHKSQIQFALERGIPAFVAMLGTRRLPFPAFGFDLVHCSRCLIPFTAYNATYFIEVDRLLRPGGYLVISGPPVRWAKQEKEWSDLQAVAKALCYEQITVHENTAIWKKPAADSCLPNGNEFGLELCDDSGDLSQAWYFKLKKCVSSTSSIKGDYAIGTIPKWPERLTAAPSRSPLLKTGVDVYEADTKLWVQRVAHYKNSLNIKLGTPSIRNVMDMNALYGGFAAALKFDPVWVMNVVPAQKPPTLDAIFDRGLIGVYHDWCEPFSTYPRTYDLIHAVSIESLIKDPATGKNRCNIVDLMVEIDRILRPEGTVVLRDAPKVIDKVARIAHAVRWKPTIYDKEPDSHGREKILVLTKTLWKL
- the LOC11435873 gene encoding COP9 signalosome complex subunit 1 — translated: MDADDSSSSALETFANVDDDNNQTNHRQIISASDQLDIEAYISLYSGRTRISRLLFIADHCGGNNTMQLEALRLAFDEIKKGEDTFLMREIVKKINGRLGSGYALDEAWCDAIEKKAELKKEKLDSELNSYRTNLIKESIRMGYNDFGDFYYAHGQLGEAFKNYIRTRDYCTTSKHAIHMSLNAILVSIEMGQYPHISTHVSKAEAVLDPLDTITAAKLRCAAGLSNLFSRKYKFAARKFIETSPELGSQYNEVISSQDVAMYGGLCALATFDRTELKNKVIDNTVFRNFLELVPEVRELINDFYSSRYALCLEYLGNLKSNLLLDIHLHPHVESLYDQIRQKALIQYTHPFVSVDLNMMANAFKTTVAGLQKELESLITDNQIQARIDSHNKVLYARHDDLRNATFQRALENGRDFDRDLQSMFLRSCLLKYECSKSRIRRL